A DNA window from Flavisolibacter ginsenosidimutans contains the following coding sequences:
- a CDS encoding efflux RND transporter permease subunit, which translates to MNISELSIRRPVLAIVFNIIIVVFGVIGFKFLGVRDYPAIDPPNINVSTSYGGANPDIIETQITEPLEKAINGVAGIKNITSSSSQGRSNINVEFDLSVDLETAANDVRDKVSQASRSLPNDLDAPPVVSKADASSDPIISMTVQSNTRNQLEVTEYANNVLVERLQTIPGVSGIQIWGEKRYAMRIWFDPKKLSSYSLTPADVQAALARENVELPSGKLSGNTTELIVRTFGQLNTEEEFNNIIIKTQNGSDIRVRDIGEAVLGPENEESSLRESNIPMIALAIIPQPGSNYVSISDEFYKRLDQLKKEIPADFTLNIALDQTKFIKNSISEVEETLAISFILVVVIIYLFFRDWAIAFRPLIDIPVSLIGAFFIMYICGFTINVLTLLAIVLATGLVVDDGIVVTENIFKKMEGGMNKYKAAVAGSKEIYFAVIATSITLAVVFLPIIFLQGFVGRLFREFGIVVAGAVLISAFVSLTLTPVLNVKLTRNVHKHSWFYRKSEPFFRGMENGYKALLTGFMRVRWIAFVIVAICGIIIYFIGGSLQSELAPMEDRSQFRLQITAPEGSSYEYTDAYIDKITNLVLDSVPEKRTVLSLTAPGSSGGAANSGFVRATLVDAKDRNRSQKEIVAMINRNLPKFSEGRAVAIEEQTIQQNRRGGQPVQFVIQNNDFDKLAKVLPRFLEEVNKSNVLMQADADLKFNKPELRIEVDRLKASQLGVSVQDISNTLNLALSNRRLGYFTKEGKQYQVLGQVARNDRDDPTDLKNIYVRNSSGQMISLDNVVSFTEATTPSTVYHFNRFKSATISAGLQPGKTIGDGIAEMERIAKPLLDDTFSTSLAGSSREYAESSSNIGFAFFLALGLIFLILAGQFESFIDPFIIMITVPLALAGALLSLWVFGQTLNIFSEIGMIMLIGLVTKNGILIVEFANQNREKGMGKTDAAIYASTQRLRPILMTSLAMALGALPIALSLGAAATSRIPLGIVIIGGIIFSLVLTLFVIPAMYSYLSSKHKRNPLDEMDKEKEAVEAEKARY; encoded by the coding sequence ATGAATATTTCTGAATTAAGCATACGAAGGCCCGTTCTTGCCATCGTCTTCAACATCATCATCGTTGTGTTTGGCGTCATCGGTTTTAAGTTTTTGGGCGTTCGCGATTATCCCGCCATTGATCCGCCCAACATCAACGTCAGCACATCCTACGGCGGCGCCAATCCGGACATCATCGAAACGCAAATCACCGAGCCGTTGGAGAAAGCCATCAACGGCGTTGCGGGCATTAAAAACATTACCTCGAGCAGCAGCCAGGGACGCAGCAACATCAACGTTGAATTTGACCTGAGCGTTGATTTGGAAACGGCGGCCAACGACGTCCGCGACAAAGTTTCGCAAGCTTCGCGTTCGCTGCCCAACGATCTGGACGCACCGCCGGTTGTATCAAAAGCCGATGCGTCGAGCGACCCGATTATTTCCATGACGGTGCAAAGCAACACCCGCAACCAATTGGAGGTAACGGAATACGCCAACAACGTTTTAGTAGAACGTTTGCAAACCATTCCCGGCGTAAGCGGCATTCAAATCTGGGGCGAGAAACGCTACGCCATGCGCATTTGGTTCGACCCGAAAAAGCTTTCGTCTTACAGCCTCACTCCTGCCGATGTTCAAGCCGCACTGGCCCGCGAAAACGTGGAACTTCCGAGCGGCAAGCTGTCGGGAAATACAACCGAATTAATTGTGCGCACTTTTGGCCAATTGAATACCGAAGAGGAGTTCAACAACATCATCATTAAAACCCAAAACGGCAGCGACATCCGCGTTCGCGACATCGGCGAAGCCGTACTTGGGCCCGAGAACGAAGAGAGTTCCCTGCGTGAAAGCAACATCCCGATGATTGCGCTTGCCATCATTCCGCAGCCCGGTTCCAACTACGTTTCCATCTCGGATGAATTTTACAAACGCCTCGATCAATTAAAGAAAGAAATCCCCGCCGACTTCACGCTGAACATTGCGCTTGACCAAACAAAATTTATCAAGAACTCCATTTCGGAAGTGGAAGAAACCCTGGCCATTTCCTTCATCCTCGTGGTGGTCATCATTTACCTTTTCTTCCGCGACTGGGCCATTGCCTTTCGCCCGCTGATTGACATCCCGGTGTCGTTGATCGGCGCTTTCTTCATCATGTACATCTGCGGCTTCACCATCAACGTGCTCACGCTGCTTGCCATCGTGCTGGCAACAGGCTTGGTGGTGGACGACGGCATTGTGGTGACGGAAAACATTTTCAAAAAAATGGAAGGCGGCATGAACAAATACAAGGCTGCCGTTGCCGGTTCAAAAGAAATTTACTTTGCCGTTATCGCTACTTCCATAACGCTGGCCGTGGTGTTTTTACCCATCATCTTTTTGCAGGGCTTTGTCGGACGACTGTTCCGCGAGTTCGGCATCGTGGTGGCCGGTGCGGTTTTGATTTCCGCTTTCGTATCACTCACGCTTACGCCGGTGCTGAACGTAAAGCTGACCAGAAACGTGCACAAGCACTCGTGGTTTTACCGCAAAAGCGAACCGTTTTTCCGCGGTATGGAGAACGGTTACAAGGCACTGCTTACGGGCTTTATGCGGGTGCGCTGGATTGCCTTTGTCATCGTTGCCATCTGTGGTATCATCATTTATTTTATTGGCGGATCGTTGCAGTCCGAACTGGCGCCGATGGAGGACCGCAGCCAGTTTCGTTTGCAGATTACAGCTCCTGAAGGAAGCTCGTACGAATACACCGATGCCTACATTGACAAGATAACAAACCTTGTGTTGGATTCTGTTCCGGAAAAACGAACGGTGTTGTCGCTGACCGCGCCGGGTTCTTCGGGCGGTGCCGCCAACTCAGGTTTTGTGCGGGCTACGCTGGTTGATGCAAAGGACCGCAACCGTTCGCAAAAAGAAATCGTCGCCATGATCAACCGCAACCTTCCAAAGTTCAGCGAAGGACGGGCCGTGGCTATCGAAGAACAAACCATTCAGCAAAACCGCCGCGGCGGACAGCCGGTTCAGTTTGTGATTCAAAACAACGACTTCGACAAGCTGGCCAAAGTGCTGCCACGCTTTTTGGAAGAGGTGAACAAAAGCAACGTGTTGATGCAAGCCGACGCAGATTTAAAATTCAACAAGCCCGAACTGCGCATTGAAGTTGACCGCTTAAAAGCTTCGCAGCTTGGCGTATCCGTACAAGACATCTCCAACACCCTGAACCTTGCCCTGAGCAACAGGCGGCTTGGCTATTTTACCAAAGAAGGAAAGCAATACCAGGTGCTTGGACAAGTGGCCCGCAACGACCGCGATGACCCAACGGATTTGAAAAACATTTACGTGCGCAACAGTTCAGGCCAAATGATCAGTCTTGATAACGTAGTAAGCTTTACCGAAGCCACCACGCCTTCGACTGTTTACCACTTTAACCGTTTTAAATCAGCCACCATATCTGCAGGGCTACAACCCGGAAAAACCATCGGAGACGGCATTGCCGAAATGGAACGCATTGCAAAGCCTTTGCTTGACGATACCTTTTCAACATCCCTTGCCGGCTCTTCACGTGAATACGCCGAAAGCAGCAGCAACATTGGCTTTGCTTTCTTTTTGGCGCTTGGTTTAATCTTTCTCATTTTGGCCGGGCAATTTGAAAGTTTCATTGATCCGTTCATCATCATGATTACCGTGCCGCTGGCCCTTGCCGGTGCGCTTTTATCGCTGTGGGTGTTTGGGCAAACGCTCAACATCTTTTCCGAAATCGGCATGATCATGCTCATTGGCCTTGTAACCAAGAACGGCATTTTGATTGTGGAGTTTGCCAACCAAAACCGCGAAAAAGGAATGGGC
- a CDS encoding efflux RND transporter periplasmic adaptor subunit, producing MNLNRITLNLILSLGLFLFFSCSSTERKKEAQQTQKGGGTQRPPVRAEAITVATTTLLDNIEIPGSISATEATEIHPEVAGLITGIYFKEGAYVSKGTTLFRLNDADLQAQLRKLQVQQKIARQNESRSAELLKIGGISQQDYEATQLQTSNTAADMAVVQTQIAKTIVRAPFSGKIGFRMVSVGAYVSPATVMTTISQTGNLKVDFTVPEKYIPQIRTGQFVNFTVEGVSKKFTGRIVATQSNITENTRTLGVRAAVQGDTKGLTPGGFAKVTLDFAPDPNAIMIPTQAVIPQARGKKVYLYKGGIAKFTDVETGVRDSANVQITKGLNPGDTVLLTGLLSLRPDAKVVLSKLNNKPVKGPNAQAKDSTKAAAAKP from the coding sequence ATGAACTTAAATCGCATTACGCTCAACCTTATCCTTAGCCTCGGCCTTTTTCTTTTTTTCTCCTGTAGTTCTACCGAACGCAAAAAAGAAGCGCAACAAACGCAAAAAGGAGGCGGTACGCAACGGCCACCCGTTCGGGCAGAAGCCATAACCGTGGCCACCACAACTCTTCTTGACAACATCGAAATTCCGGGCTCTATTTCCGCCACCGAAGCCACCGAAATTCACCCGGAGGTTGCGGGCCTTATTACCGGCATCTATTTTAAAGAAGGCGCTTATGTAAGCAAAGGCACTACGCTGTTTAGATTGAATGATGCCGACCTGCAGGCGCAGTTACGCAAACTTCAGGTGCAGCAAAAAATTGCACGGCAAAACGAAAGCCGTTCGGCAGAGCTTTTAAAAATCGGCGGCATCAGCCAACAGGACTACGAAGCCACGCAATTGCAAACAAGCAATACCGCCGCAGACATGGCCGTTGTACAAACACAAATTGCCAAAACCATTGTGCGTGCACCCTTTAGCGGCAAGATTGGTTTTCGGATGGTGAGTGTAGGCGCTTATGTAAGTCCCGCAACGGTAATGACGACCATTAGCCAAACAGGTAATTTGAAAGTTGATTTCACCGTTCCGGAGAAATACATTCCGCAAATACGCACCGGCCAGTTCGTAAACTTCACGGTAGAAGGCGTGAGCAAAAAATTTACCGGGCGAATTGTGGCTACGCAATCGAACATCACCGAAAACACAAGAACGCTGGGTGTGCGTGCCGCCGTGCAAGGCGATACGAAAGGATTGACACCGGGCGGCTTTGCAAAGGTGACGCTGGATTTTGCTCCCGACCCGAATGCGATCATGATTCCCACACAGGCGGTGATACCACAGGCAAGAGGAAAGAAAGTTTATTTGTACAAAGGCGGCATTGCAAAATTTACTGACGTGGAAACCGGTGTCCGCGATTCGGCTAACGTTCAAATTACAAAAGGCTTGAACCCCGGTGATACGGTTTTGCTTACCGGCTTGCTTAGTTTGAGGCCAGATGCGAAAGTTGTTTTGTCGAAATTGAACAACAAACCCGTAAAGGGCCCGAACGCACAGGCAAAAGATTCAACCAAGGCCGCTGCTGCCAAACCTTAA
- a CDS encoding 5-(carboxyamino)imidazole ribonucleotide synthase: protein MQKVGILGGGQLGRMLLQAAANYPVETHVLEADDDCPAAHLCRYFVKGSIRDFDTVYNFGKSLDAVTIEIENVNIEALEKLESEGVKIFPKPSVLRIIKNKAAQKKYYSQHSIPTAAYSILSHRNEIALHQHLLPAVQKLAEGGYDGKGVEIIESLNDAHKGFEEESVLEKKVRLKKEVAQIVAVGQDGKTALYPPVEMIFNKDLNLLDYQLSPADISQKVLWKVEAIALSVVRNFGSPGLFAVELFVDENDDVLVNETAPRVHNSGHHTIEAHYSSQFDMLWRILLGYPLGNTKAIFSSAMINLVGSEGYSGPAKYEGLNDVLQIDNAFVHIYGKTHTKPGRKMGHVTVISAEKADLVHKANKVKQLLKVVS, encoded by the coding sequence ATGCAAAAAGTAGGTATCCTTGGCGGCGGACAATTGGGCAGAATGTTGTTGCAGGCCGCGGCAAATTATCCCGTGGAAACGCACGTGCTGGAAGCCGACGATGATTGTCCGGCGGCTCATTTATGCCGGTATTTCGTAAAAGGCAGCATCCGCGATTTTGACACCGTTTACAATTTTGGAAAATCGCTTGATGCCGTAACCATAGAAATCGAAAACGTAAACATTGAGGCCCTGGAAAAACTGGAAAGCGAAGGCGTGAAAATTTTTCCAAAGCCTTCCGTGCTACGAATTATTAAAAACAAGGCAGCGCAAAAAAAATATTATTCCCAACACAGCATACCCACGGCAGCCTATTCCATTCTTTCGCACCGCAATGAAATCGCTTTGCACCAACACCTTTTGCCCGCCGTGCAAAAATTAGCCGAAGGCGGCTACGACGGGAAAGGCGTTGAAATAATTGAAAGCCTTAACGATGCGCACAAAGGTTTTGAAGAAGAAAGCGTGCTGGAAAAAAAAGTAAGGCTCAAAAAAGAAGTGGCGCAAATCGTGGCCGTAGGTCAGGACGGAAAAACCGCTTTGTATCCGCCGGTGGAAATGATCTTCAACAAAGATTTAAACCTGCTGGATTACCAGCTTTCTCCCGCCGACATTTCGCAAAAGGTATTGTGGAAAGTGGAAGCTATTGCGCTGTCGGTTGTTCGCAACTTCGGCTCGCCGGGATTGTTCGCCGTTGAATTGTTCGTGGATGAAAATGACGACGTGCTGGTGAACGAAACCGCGCCGCGGGTGCACAACAGCGGACACCATACCATTGAAGCACATTACAGTTCGCAGTTTGACATGCTGTGGCGCATTCTTCTCGGCTATCCGCTGGGCAATACAAAAGCCATTTTTTCTTCAGCCATGATCAACCTTGTGGGCAGCGAAGGTTACAGCGGTCCGGCCAAATACGAAGGGTTAAACGACGTACTGCAAATTGATAACGCCTTCGTTCACATTTACGGCAAAACGCATACAAAACCGGGGCGAAAAATGGGGCACGTTACCGTGATCAGCGCCGAAAAAGCAGACCTTGTTCACAAAGCGAACAAGGTAAAACAACTGCTGAAGGTGGTGTCTTAA
- a CDS encoding erythromycin esterase family protein has product MHTLASAVDLDALLDDIGDRPVVMLGEASHGTHEFYTWRTAISKRLIQEKGFNFIAVEGDWPDCYKINRYVKGYKDGGDNISEVLHNFDRWPTWMWANWEVAALAEWLKEHNATKPLNKKVGFYGLDVYSLWDSMYAMMDYLEKEDPQAAQSVKKAIKCFEPFEENEQAYARYSLTEHSCRDKVLALLKEIRTKAQFLDGDREAGFNTEQNALIAVNAEKYYTTMISFDNESWNVRDRHMMETLDRLLKFHGNGAKGIVWEHNTHIGDARATDMKRAGMVNIGQLAREEYGINKVYLAGFGSYTGTVIAGDEWGAPMQVMDVPEAREGSVEHSLHRENKEDRYLLFNTEDIRSMYGTAIRHRAIGVVYNPQAERYGNYVPSVMANRYDAFIYLDETRALHPLHLKPHDKKMPETYPFNY; this is encoded by the coding sequence ATGCATACACTTGCTTCTGCGGTCGACCTCGATGCTTTGCTTGACGACATTGGTGATCGCCCCGTGGTAATGCTTGGCGAAGCTTCTCACGGCACACACGAATTTTACACCTGGCGCACGGCCATTTCCAAACGTTTGATCCAGGAAAAGGGTTTCAACTTTATTGCCGTGGAAGGTGACTGGCCGGATTGTTACAAAATCAACCGTTACGTAAAAGGCTACAAAGACGGCGGCGACAACATCAGCGAAGTGCTGCATAATTTCGACCGCTGGCCCACGTGGATGTGGGCGAATTGGGAAGTGGCGGCATTGGCAGAATGGTTGAAAGAACACAACGCAACAAAGCCCCTGAATAAAAAAGTCGGCTTTTATGGGCTTGATGTTTACAGTCTTTGGGACAGCATGTACGCCATGATGGATTACCTGGAAAAAGAAGATCCGCAGGCGGCGCAATCGGTAAAAAAGGCCATCAAATGTTTTGAGCCTTTTGAGGAAAACGAGCAGGCTTACGCAAGGTATTCGCTAACCGAACATTCCTGCCGTGACAAGGTGCTTGCGCTGTTGAAAGAAATTCGCACCAAAGCGCAGTTTTTGGACGGCGACCGCGAAGCCGGATTTAACACCGAACAAAATGCGTTGATTGCCGTGAATGCAGAGAAGTACTATACAACCATGATAAGCTTCGACAACGAAAGCTGGAACGTTCGCGACCGGCACATGATGGAAACGCTTGACCGCTTGTTGAAATTTCACGGCAACGGCGCAAAAGGAATTGTGTGGGAACACAACACGCACATTGGCGACGCAAGGGCAACAGACATGAAGCGTGCCGGCATGGTAAACATTGGCCAATTGGCACGGGAGGAATACGGCATCAACAAGGTTTATTTGGCCGGTTTTGGTTCGTACACAGGAACGGTGATTGCCGGCGACGAATGGGGCGCACCCATGCAAGTGATGGATGTGCCGGAGGCAAGAGAAGGCAGCGTAGAGCACAGCCTGCACCGCGAAAACAAAGAAGACCGTTACCTGCTTTTTAATACGGAAGACATACGTTCAATGTACGGTACAGCTATTCGCCACAGAGCGATTGGCGTGGTGTACAATCCGCAGGCCGAACGCTACGGCAATTACGTTCCGTCGGTGATGGCTAACCGTTACGATGCCTTTATTTATCTGGACGAAACAAGGGCTTTGCACCCGCTACACTTAAAGCCACACGATAAAAAAATGCCGGAGACGTACCCGTTTAATTACTGA
- a CDS encoding PH domain-containing protein — protein MEPEVTVHECNPSQIVNLKNFVFAFLGFAAIIALTIITGKKILLLLLLAPVIYAFWKWVEVTSTKLTLTDQRLIIRSGVFTKITNETELYRVRDTSIEEPFFYRLFGVGNVIIYSTDEAEGKLHFNAYNKPHWIKDQVRNNAEVCRQRKRWGTDNVLIHDLNQ, from the coding sequence ATGGAACCTGAAGTAACCGTTCACGAATGCAATCCGTCGCAGATTGTGAACCTGAAGAACTTTGTGTTTGCCTTTCTTGGCTTTGCGGCCATAATCGCCTTGACAATCATAACCGGCAAAAAAATTTTGCTGCTGCTGTTACTCGCTCCTGTCATTTATGCTTTTTGGAAATGGGTGGAAGTAACGTCCACCAAGCTTACCTTGACCGACCAGCGGCTCATCATCCGCTCCGGCGTGTTTACCAAAATCACCAACGAAACAGAGTTATACCGCGTAAGAGATACGTCGATTGAAGAACCATTTTTCTACCGCTTGTTTGGCGTGGGAAATGTGATTATTTACAGCACCGACGAAGCCGAAGGAAAACTCCATTTCAACGCTTACAACAAACCGCATTGGATTAAAGACCAGGTTCGCAACAATGCCGAAGTTTGCCGCCAACGCAAACGCTGGGGCACTGATAATGTTTTAATCCACGACCTCAATCAGTAA
- the hppD gene encoding 4-hydroxyphenylpyruvate dioxygenase, with protein sequence MNTITAQKKSPQTTTDFLPLQGTDYVEFYVGNAKQAAHYYMSAFGFQALGYSGPETGDKEKVSYAVRQHKLTFVLTTPLRSNNEIADHIYKHGDGVKFLALRVDDATAAWEETTKRGGKSYLEPKRLQDKDGEVVLSGIHTYGDTVHLFVERKAYSGAFMPGFRAWSNPHFVPKDTGLLYVDHCVGNVGWNQMNPWVKFYEEVMGFRNILSFDDNDISTEYSALMSKVMSNGNGYVKFPINEPAEGKKKSQVEEYLEFYDGEGVQHVALATNDIVATVRELKSRGVEFLQVPTTYYDDLLDRVGAIDEDLEPLKELGILVDRDNEGYLLQLFSKPVEDRPTLFFEIIQRKGAKSFGKGNFKALFEAIEREQAERGNL encoded by the coding sequence ATGAACACAATCACAGCCCAAAAGAAATCACCGCAAACAACAACCGATTTTCTCCCGCTTCAGGGAACCGATTACGTGGAATTTTACGTAGGCAATGCCAAGCAGGCGGCGCATTATTACATGAGTGCCTTCGGTTTTCAGGCCCTTGGTTACAGCGGCCCTGAAACAGGCGATAAGGAGAAAGTGAGCTACGCGGTGCGCCAGCACAAACTGACCTTTGTTTTAACGACTCCGCTTCGTTCAAACAACGAAATAGCCGACCATATTTATAAGCATGGCGACGGTGTTAAGTTTTTAGCCCTGCGGGTAGATGATGCAACAGCGGCCTGGGAAGAAACCACAAAACGCGGCGGCAAGAGTTATCTCGAACCGAAGCGGCTCCAAGACAAGGACGGCGAAGTGGTGCTCAGCGGCATTCACACCTACGGCGATACGGTGCATCTTTTTGTTGAACGAAAAGCTTACAGCGGCGCGTTTATGCCGGGCTTTCGTGCCTGGAGCAATCCGCATTTTGTGCCAAAGGACACCGGCCTTTTGTACGTGGATCATTGCGTGGGCAACGTGGGTTGGAACCAGATGAATCCTTGGGTGAAATTTTACGAAGAGGTGATGGGCTTTCGCAACATTTTGTCCTTTGACGACAACGACATTTCAACGGAGTATTCGGCACTGATGAGCAAAGTAATGAGTAACGGCAACGGCTATGTGAAGTTTCCCATCAACGAACCCGCCGAAGGAAAGAAGAAATCGCAAGTGGAAGAATACCTTGAATTCTACGACGGTGAAGGCGTGCAGCACGTGGCGCTTGCTACAAACGATATTGTGGCAACGGTGCGTGAATTAAAGAGCCGCGGCGTTGAGTTTTTGCAAGTGCCAACTACTTATTACGACGATTTATTGGACAGGGTAGGGGCAATAGACGAAGACCTTGAGCCGTTAAAGGAACTGGGTATTTTAGTGGATCGTGATAACGAAGGCTACCTGTTGCAACTCTTCTCCAAACCCGTGGAAGACCGGCCGACGCTTTTCTTTGAAATCATCCAGCGCAAAGGCGCCAAGAGTTTTGGCAAAGGCAATTTTAAAGCTTTGTTTGAAGCCATCGAAAGAGAACAAGCCGAGCGGGGCAATCTTTAG
- a CDS encoding L,D-transpeptidase family protein, with the protein MRTLVLSIFLCFSFYSFGQGTQASFVDFQRGFSRPSVAMQNKLDTLQKQFLAKGLQWPVKFMYIRSFKYDGQLEVWVSNGRKEPFKLFKTYRVCAMAGSLGPKRMEGDYQVPEGFYYINEFNPNSNYYLSLGINYPNTSDRILSDPVRPGGDIYIHGNCVTVGCIPINDQQIEELYTLAAHAKSSGQDFIPVHIFPVRYSNRRSADYLAELTKKDEKLKIFASKLEAVYDHFEATHQLPVIMTDNQGEYQFDGLTKKIQAAQPVAKPRKASVHHRQRVITQLVDVVLQWPQFQGGGQAFLKYLDQLGKSVSASLPQGVTKANVVVEFIVDTDGVPTNFKMIQGVNEAFDDDLITVLEQMPQWEPAILDGKPVAKKLRQSFVVSK; encoded by the coding sequence ATGAGAACCCTTGTATTGAGTATTTTTCTTTGCTTTTCTTTTTACAGCTTCGGGCAAGGCACGCAGGCTTCCTTTGTTGATTTTCAGCGCGGCTTTTCGCGGCCCTCTGTTGCCATGCAAAACAAATTGGATACGCTGCAAAAGCAGTTTCTTGCCAAAGGATTGCAGTGGCCGGTGAAGTTTATGTACATCCGCTCGTTCAAGTACGACGGACAACTGGAAGTGTGGGTTAGCAACGGCCGCAAAGAGCCGTTCAAACTATTTAAAACGTACCGCGTTTGCGCCATGGCTGGATCACTTGGTCCCAAGCGCATGGAAGGCGATTACCAGGTGCCCGAAGGTTTTTATTACATCAACGAGTTTAATCCCAACAGTAATTATTATTTGTCGCTCGGCATCAATTATCCAAATACATCGGATAGAATTCTATCTGATCCGGTACGGCCGGGCGGTGACATTTACATTCACGGCAATTGCGTAACAGTGGGGTGCATTCCCATCAACGACCAGCAAATTGAAGAACTTTACACGTTGGCCGCTCACGCAAAAAGTTCCGGGCAGGACTTTATTCCTGTGCACATTTTTCCCGTTCGATATAGCAACAGACGAAGCGCTGACTATCTTGCCGAGTTGACCAAAAAGGACGAAAAGCTTAAAATCTTTGCGTCAAAACTGGAGGCTGTTTACGACCACTTTGAAGCCACGCACCAGTTGCCGGTTATCATGACCGACAATCAGGGAGAATATCAGTTTGACGGCCTGACCAAAAAAATCCAGGCTGCACAACCGGTGGCAAAACCCAGGAAAGCTTCTGTGCATCACCGTCAACGGGTCATCACGCAATTGGTCGATGTGGTATTGCAATGGCCGCAGTTTCAGGGCGGCGGACAGGCTTTTTTAAAATACCTGGATCAATTGGGCAAAAGCGTTTCCGCGTCTTTGCCACAGGGCGTGACCAAAGCCAATGTGGTTGTTGAATTTATTGTTGATACGGACGGTGTGCCCACAAACTTTAAAATGATTCAGGGAGTAAACGAGGCTTTTGATGACGACCTGATAACCGTACTTGAACAAATGCCGCAATGGGAGCCTGCTATACTGGACGGCAAGCCCGTTGCAAAAAAGCTCCGACAAAGTTTTGTTGTGTCGAAATAA